One Rhizoctonia solani chromosome 2, complete sequence DNA segment encodes these proteins:
- a CDS encoding major facilitator superfamily transporter gives MIVDDPRSLDDANRAEPTETSSLLAEHDEAQPIQRFSRSRIMRFQRAHLALPVAFLGFMSGSIAVTTSIQIVNIIACQLWYNAHDPSKVPPSGHIPEELCQAPEVQSLFARIIQILIIVDICGAVVTSSPIGTLSAKFGRKPIFIIIALLYAISPLVIIAALYQGSLVLVVFSTVIAAIGGPRQLSLLTTMFIVDVSSDPGPVLSILEGSVNFGLTYVFWVQAAICTVLLFYIIIAIPESFGWEKRTARAAEVAAERSRGRQRSSRPRLARSRSTSLERVQEGVKESASAFSRPLALIWPKRDPATGKRNKRMMLLSVGVLLAYIGSAYSSTAYLIYTTNRFHATPDQNGYMLSSVAAGKTIYLLLLFPPILKTGHRFYLKNYSNRTDTKNLPSSLFDVHLLAFSLFVTSLALLGIGLSPNRTLASISLMIEVLGSGAAPCISALVSASVEPLVQGKRSFGCNRALSRTATTRLPQLVFFVSSIFLLLAVGIVTLVRDTDKYTPPDSTSSNDPNPDTEE, from the exons ATGATTGTTGACGATCCTCGTTCTCTTGACGATGCTAATCGGGCCGAACCGACCGAAACAAGTTCACTTCTTGCTGAACATGATGAAGCTCAACCAATCCAGCGTTTTTCACGGTCACGCATCATGCGCTTTCAGCGCGCACACCTAGCGTTACCAGTGGCGTTCTTAGGATTCATGT CTGGCAGCATCGCGGTTACAACATCCATCCAGATCGTTAACATCATTGCTTGTCAGCTTTGGTATAACGCTCACGACCCATCCAAGGTTCCGCCGAGTGGGCACATCCCAGAAGAGCTATGTCAAGCACCTGAAGTACAATCTTTATTCGCTAGGATTATACAGATTCTAATCATTGTGGACATCTGTGGAG CCGTTGTCACTTCCTCGCCCATAGGCACACTTTCGGCCAAGTTTGGCCGTAAACCCATCTTTATCATTATTGCCCTGCTTTATGCTATCTCGCCTTTAGTGATAATCGCGGCTCTGTATCAAGGTTCTCTGGTGCTCGTTGTTTTCTCAACCGTTATCGCCGCAATTGGAGGCCCCCGGCAGCTTTCTTTGTTGACTACTATGTTTATTGTGGACGTGTCAAGCGATCCTGGGCCAGTGCTTTCTATCCTCGAGGGCTCCGTCAATTTTGG TCTCACATACGTATTCTGGGTTCAAGCTGCCATATGCACGGTTCTTCTATTCTATATCATCATCGCCATTCCTGAGTCTTTTGGATGGGAAAAGCGTACTGCCCGTGCTGCTGAAGTAGCTGCAGAACGTTCCCGCGGAAGGCAGAGAAGCAGTCGCCCCAGACTCGCAAGGAGTAGAAGCACAAGCCTGGAACGCGTACAAGAGGGCGTAAAGGAGAGTGCCAGTGCATTCTCTCGTCCTCTCGCTCTCATCTGGCCGAAGCGTGACCCTGCAACGGGTAAACGTAACAAGCGCATGATGTTGTTGTCCGTTGGAGTGCTCCTCGCATACATTGGATCTGCATACAGCTCAACAGCATACTTGATTTACACTACCAATCGATTCCATGCTACTCCCGATCAG AACGGATACATGCTTAGTTCGGTTGCCGCAGGGAAAACTATATATCTATTGTTACTGTTCCCTCCAATCCTTAAGACCGGACATAGATTCTACCTTAAAAACTACTCCAATAGGACGGATACCAAAAACTTACCTAGTTCACTATTCGACGTGCACCTACTGGCTTTCTCTCTCTTCGTTACATCGTTAGCTCTACTCGGGATCGGGTTATCTCCCAATAGGACTCTCGCAAGCATAT CCTTGATGATTGAAGTTCTGGGATCAGGCGCTGCTCCGTGTATAAGCGCACTTGTTTCTGCCAGTGTTGAGCCCTTGGTTCAAGGCAA GCGAAGCTTTGGCTGCAATCGCGCTC TGAGTCGCACAGCGACCACACGCCTCCCgcagcttgttttctttGTTTCCTCG ATTTTCCTACTTTTAGCGGTCGGTATAGTCACTCTAGTCAGAGACACGGACAAATACACCCCTCCGGACAGCACCTCATCGAATGACCCGAATCCTGATACCGAGGAATAA